Proteins encoded by one window of Cotesia glomerata isolate CgM1 unplaced genomic scaffold, MPM_Cglom_v2.3 scaffold_16, whole genome shotgun sequence:
- the LOC123273911 gene encoding TBC1 domain family member 5 homolog B-like, with protein MTDLCIACKKPTNTPAVCSSCQRTYHLDCLRNCMKIKSLYHCCATNLKHLLTTGEIKTRSKSIPDKQTKNQIISPASNKAVTNKQANTQKTSSTSLKSPLTLQLGINIAKTSETKGKDSGLKNKHLTRSSSTSSSKSVTSPLQSPITQSTSSIALTDSNMSLDSIVSKAALQSLPENWETQNTDEKLTSMMNFFLTSNHSMTEKLNLIDKRLDSLQLNVSSNTASISELREELNIQKSKTATDSKLFIDELSKLKTQAMLYIQIAHHLQELLQHQN; from the coding sequence ATGACGGACTTATGTATTGCCTGTAAAAAACCAACAAATACTCCAGCTGTTTGTTCTTCTTGTCAACGGACTTATCACTTAGATTGTTTGCGAAATTGTATGAAAATCAAGTCATTATATCACTGTTGTGCTACAAATCTCAAACATTTATTGACAACTGGTGAGATAAAGACTCGTAGCAAGTCAATCCCcgataaacaaacaaaaaaccAAATAATTTCTCCAGCTAGTAATAAAGCAGTCACCAACAAACAAGCAAATACACAAAAAACTTCATCAACAAGTTTGAAATCTCCTCTCACATTACAACTAGGTATCAATATTGCAAAGACCTCAGAAACTAAAGGCAAAGATTCAGGATTGAAAAATAAGCATCTCACTAGAAGTTCATCTACATCTAGTAGTAAATCTGTTACTTCACCGCTGCAATCACCGATAACGCAGTCTACTTCATCAATCGCTCTCACTGATTCAAACATGTCCTTAGATTCAATAGTGTCTAAGGCAGCTCTCCAAAGTCTTCCAGAAAACTGGGAGACACAAAATACGGATGAAAAACTGACTTCGATGATGAACTTTTTTCTTACTTCTAATCATTCGATGACTGAGAAATTAAACTTGATCGATAAACGATTGGATTCACTGCAGCTAAATGTTTCTTCAAATACTGCCAGTATCTCGGAACTCAGAGaagaattaaatattcaaaagtcaAAAACAGCAACTGATTCAAAGCTGTTTATTGATGAATTATCAAAGCTCAAGACACAAGCTATGCTTTACATCCAGATAGCTCATCATCTACAAGAACTTCTTCAACATCAAAATTAG